One genomic segment of Methanobrevibacter ruminantium includes these proteins:
- the mcrG gene encoding coenzyme-B sulfoethylthiotransferase subunit gamma, which yields MAQYYPGTSQVAENRRKFTNPDVELEVLREISDEDVVKVLGHRAPGEEYKSVHPPLDELDEPDDIIREIVEPIDGAKAGDRVRYIQFVDSMYFAPAQPYLRARSYVDRYRGIDTGTLSGRQIIEARERDLERISKEILENEYFDTARSGIRGAGVHGHSLRLDENGMMFDMLRRQVFNKETGKVEMVKDQIGHELDEPVVLGEPLDEETLRAKTTIYRCDGEAYREDKDAVTVLNQIHVTRSNFGYNPEL from the coding sequence ATGGCACAATATTATCCAGGAACTTCTCAGGTAGCTGAAAACAGAAGAAAATTCACTAACCCAGATGTTGAGTTAGAAGTTTTAAGAGAAATATCTGATGAAGATGTAGTTAAAGTATTAGGTCACAGAGCTCCAGGTGAAGAATACAAATCTGTTCACCCACCTCTCGACGAACTCGATGAACCTGATGACATTATTAGAGAAATTGTAGAACCTATTGATGGTGCAAAAGCAGGGGACAGAGTAAGATACATCCAATTTGTAGACTCAATGTACTTTGCTCCAGCACAACCATACTTAAGAGCAAGATCTTATGTAGACAGATACAGAGGAATCGATACCGGTACATTATCCGGTAGACAAATTATCGAAGCTCGTGAAAGAGACTTAGAAAGAATTTCAAAAGAAATCTTAGAAAATGAATACTTTGATACCGCACGTTCTGGAATCAGAGGTGCAGGTGTACACGGTCACTCTTTAAGACTTGACGAAAACGGTATGATGTTTGACATGCTCAGAAGACAAGTATTCAACAAAGAAACCGGTAAAGTAGAAATGGTAAAAGACCAAATTGGTCACGAATTAGACGAACCTGTTGTATTAGGTGAACCATTAGATGAAGAAACTCTCAGAGCTAAAACCACAATCTACAGATGTGATGGTGAAGCTTACAGAGAAGACAAAGATGCAGTAACTGTATTAAATCAAATACATGTCACTAGATCTAACTTTGGTTACAACCCAGAATTATAG
- the mcrC gene encoding methyl-coenzyme M reductase I operon protein C: MIGRCTHIVDCRETRGLGEGGGIAQRGTFAECGSDVLAVAMSPGRRHITKPVCEITFGLREANLLTSTMILDAGSGVPHDAPAGGAGNAFGLTDKEVEQMQKFKVIVVHLGGVRNHITYKARLILRNVNKPCVIICEYPVDFEDFAKIGVKTAKVMPEEVKTEGKIMNIVSGVIRGQTVSQEKLDEIIRKVRLTLGDA; encoded by the coding sequence ATGATTGGAAGATGCACACATATAGTAGACTGTAGGGAAACAAGAGGTCTTGGTGAAGGAGGAGGAATTGCTCAAAGGGGAACTTTTGCAGAATGTGGAAGTGATGTTTTGGCAGTTGCTATGTCTCCCGGTCGTAGACACATTACCAAACCTGTCTGTGAAATTACCTTTGGTTTACGTGAAGCTAACCTATTAACTAGTACTATGATATTGGATGCAGGTAGTGGTGTTCCACATGATGCTCCTGCAGGTGGTGCAGGTAATGCTTTTGGTTTAACTGATAAGGAAGTTGAACAAATGCAAAAGTTTAAGGTTATTGTGGTTCACTTAGGTGGAGTAAGAAATCATATTACATACAAGGCAAGATTAATCTTGCGTAACGTTAACAAACCTTGTGTTATTATTTGTGAATATCCTGTAGACTTTGAAGATTTTGCAAAAATCGGTGTTAAAACCGCAAAGGTCATGCCTGAAGAGGTAAAAACAGAAGGTAAAATCATGAACATAGTATCAGGGGTTATCAGGGGACAAACAGTGTCTCAAGAAAAATTAGATGAGATTATTAGAAAAGTTAGATTAACATTAGGAGATGCATAA
- the mcrD gene encoding methyl-coenzyme M reductase operon protein D, protein MDIEIFPHRILGTDTTEKLLNDLEALESVKRTVIQGPRLPPQDEIDRIYGDRRIIVVNGEEIELKVKTGRIFVELYDESGIDEIRGICDEHITTGFDINTSKSQYIRKQRTVSDELKYGRDTEIPEELIGIADTRSKFKDHVSILKKDTME, encoded by the coding sequence ATGGATATTGAAATATTTCCACATAGAATTTTAGGGACAGACACAACTGAAAAGTTATTGAATGATTTAGAAGCTTTGGAATCAGTTAAAAGAACTGTTATTCAAGGTCCAAGACTTCCTCCACAAGATGAGATTGACCGTATTTATGGTGATCGCAGAATAATTGTGGTTAATGGTGAGGAAATTGAATTGAAAGTTAAAACTGGTAGAATTTTTGTAGAGCTATATGATGAGTCAGGTATTGATGAAATTAGAGGAATATGTGATGAACATATCACTACTGGTTTTGATATTAATACCAGCAAATCCCAATATATCAGAAAGCAAAGAACCGTTTCTGATGAATTGAAATATGGTAGGGATACAGAAATTCCTGAAGAATTAATTGGTATTGCAGATACCCGTTCTAAATTTAAGGATCATGTATCTATTCTAAAAAAAGATACAATGGAATAA
- the mcrB gene encoding coenzyme-B sulfoethylthiotransferase subunit beta, with protein MAKFDDKVDLYDDRGSLVESDVPIEALSPLRNPAIKNIISGVKRTVAVNLEGIEKSLKTASVGGAKSKILGREMDLDIVAQADSIAAAVKDMLQVTEDDDTKCEVLSGGKRILVQIPTIRLDSSAEYSVATLATATALTQAIIKEFDVNMYDANMVKAAILGRYPQSVEYMGANLKTMLDVPQKLEGPGYSLRNIKANDFVAATLKNTLQATALASIFEQTAMFEMGDAIGAFERMHLLGLAYQGLNADNMVLGFVQDNAKEGTVGSIVQDTIAKAEADGVIAVEKELTGYNMYATNDAAKWNAYAAAGCTAAVMVNVGAARAAQGIPSSILYFNDNVEFATGLPGIDFGRAEGVAVGFSFFSHSIYGGGGPGLFNGNHVVTRHSKGFTIPCVAAGMALDAGTQLFSPEATSGLIKEVYSEIDEFREPLKYVALAAAEIKGDI; from the coding sequence TTGGCAAAGTTTGATGATAAAGTCGATTTATACGACGACAGAGGTTCATTAGTAGAATCTGATGTACCAATCGAAGCTCTAAGTCCGTTACGTAACCCTGCTATTAAGAACATTATTAGTGGTGTTAAAAGAACTGTAGCTGTAAACTTAGAAGGAATCGAAAAATCTTTAAAAACTGCTTCCGTCGGTGGAGCAAAATCTAAAATCTTAGGTAGAGAAATGGATCTTGACATCGTAGCTCAAGCTGACTCCATTGCTGCTGCTGTAAAAGACATGCTTCAAGTAACTGAAGACGATGATACTAAATGTGAAGTACTCTCTGGTGGAAAAAGGATTTTAGTCCAAATTCCAACTATCAGATTAGACTCTTCCGCAGAATACTCCGTAGCAACCTTAGCTACCGCAACTGCATTAACTCAAGCTATTATCAAAGAGTTTGACGTAAACATGTACGACGCAAACATGGTAAAAGCTGCTATCTTAGGAAGATACCCACAATCTGTAGAATACATGGGTGCTAACTTAAAAACCATGTTAGACGTACCACAAAAATTAGAAGGTCCAGGTTACTCCTTAAGAAACATTAAAGCAAACGACTTCGTAGCTGCTACCTTAAAAAATACCTTACAAGCAACTGCACTTGCAAGTATTTTCGAACAAACTGCAATGTTTGAAATGGGTGACGCAATTGGTGCTTTCGAAAGAATGCACTTATTAGGTTTAGCTTACCAAGGATTAAACGCAGACAACATGGTATTAGGTTTCGTACAAGACAACGCTAAAGAAGGAACTGTTGGTTCTATCGTACAAGACACTATCGCTAAAGCTGAAGCTGATGGTGTAATTGCTGTTGAAAAAGAATTAACCGGATACAACATGTACGCAACCAATGACGCAGCTAAATGGAATGCATATGCTGCTGCAGGATGTACTGCTGCTGTAATGGTAAACGTTGGTGCAGCAAGAGCTGCTCAAGGTATTCCATCTTCTATTTTATACTTCAACGACAATGTCGAATTCGCTACCGGTTTACCTGGTATTGACTTCGGTAGAGCTGAAGGGGTAGCTGTAGGATTCTCTTTCTTCTCTCACTCTATCTATGGTGGAGGAGGTCCTGGTTTATTCAACGGTAACCACGTAGTAACCAGACACAGTAAAGGATTTACTATTCCTTGTGTAGCTGCAGGTATGGCATTAGATGCTGGTACCCAACTCTTCTCTCCAGAAGCAACTTCTGGATTAATTAAAGAGGTATACAGTGAGATTGACGAATTCAGAGAACCACTCAAATATGTTGCTTTAGCAGCTGCTGAGATTAAAGGTGACATCTAA
- the mmp10 gene encoding methyl coenzyme M reductase-arginine methyltransferase Mmp10 (Mmp10 (methanogenesis marker protein 10) is a cobalamin-requiring radical SAM methyltransferase that creates the methylarginine modification to methyl coenzyme M reductase.), translating to MQVIADLGGTPGKDCRGFCKFCYFRKVKPLTEALGCQHCPPNKVGCPRCLEGVQEAGKPFQQPFSVISEVQMALMMNPVRDANLKVNISGGGDVSCYPYLEELIFNLSQMQLPIHLGYTSGKGIDDGDIATQFLNQGVDEVTYTIFAADPKLRKKWMLDPSPEESLKAAQLFAEGADLHAAAVIIPGVNDGAVLQNTCEKLEEWGAKALMMMRFANSYDQGLILGNGPVVEGIVPHEPLQFEELVKQINSEYNLRVTGTPLSDPTIGAPFILAKDEYEEFLGILPQVTGEATLLTSKIAAPFLMKIFNKIAPDNVNVVATKKDIACLMTRQDLEVLDLDDIKDAVILPGRAFIHQLDAERILSQDGKSRLVGYGPDTLSVDGELSSGMSEEEVIEHELGSFIDLIQAINFFGMKRAF from the coding sequence ATGCAAGTTATAGCAGATCTTGGTGGAACTCCAGGGAAGGATTGCAGAGGCTTTTGTAAGTTTTGCTACTTTAGAAAAGTGAAACCATTAACAGAAGCTCTCGGATGTCAACATTGTCCACCTAATAAAGTGGGCTGTCCAAGATGTTTGGAAGGAGTTCAAGAGGCAGGGAAACCATTTCAACAGCCATTTTCAGTTATCAGTGAAGTACAGATGGCATTGATGATGAATCCTGTAAGGGATGCTAACTTAAAGGTTAATATAAGCGGTGGTGGAGATGTCAGCTGTTATCCTTATCTTGAAGAACTTATATTTAACTTGTCCCAAATGCAATTGCCAATTCACTTAGGTTATACAAGTGGAAAGGGAATTGATGATGGTGATATTGCTACACAATTCCTGAATCAGGGAGTTGATGAGGTAACATACACTATTTTTGCAGCAGACCCAAAACTCAGGAAGAAATGGATGTTAGATCCAAGTCCTGAAGAATCACTTAAAGCTGCTCAACTTTTTGCTGAAGGTGCAGACTTGCATGCAGCAGCAGTAATCATTCCTGGTGTGAATGATGGTGCAGTCCTTCAAAACACCTGTGAAAAGTTGGAAGAGTGGGGAGCAAAGGCATTGATGATGATGCGTTTTGCAAATAGTTATGATCAAGGTTTGATTTTAGGTAATGGGCCCGTTGTTGAAGGTATTGTTCCTCATGAACCGCTTCAATTTGAAGAGCTTGTAAAACAAATCAATAGTGAATATAATCTTAGAGTCACTGGAACTCCTTTATCAGATCCAACAATCGGAGCGCCATTCATATTAGCAAAAGATGAGTATGAGGAATTTTTAGGAATCTTGCCTCAAGTCACTGGTGAAGCTACACTTTTAACCTCTAAAATTGCAGCGCCGTTCTTAATGAAAATCTTTAATAAAATTGCTCCAGATAATGTGAATGTTGTTGCAACCAAGAAGGACATCGCATGTTTGATGACAAGACAAGACCTTGAAGTATTGGATTTAGATGACATTAAGGATGCAGTCATTCTTCCTGGAAGAGCTTTTATACACCAATTGGATGCAGAAAGGATTCTAAGTCAAGATGGCAAAAGCCGTCTTGTAGGTTATGGTCCGGACACTTTAAGTGTTGATGGTGAGTTAAGCAGTGGCATGTCTGAAGAGGAAGTAATTGAACATGAGTTAGGTTCATTCATTGATCTTATTCAAGCAATCAATTTCTTTGGAATGAAGAGGGCTTTCTAA
- a CDS encoding methanogenesis marker 7 protein translates to MYETLTFTGGIHKSEELKELIEDLGGFVLQSNILQMELVLNMAVPIDDVDIIKEKAKELLGELSVAPMAGSEIAIVSPTLARHHLPHAACDISEYLRRYGAKDNMVGLARGHGKGTAGISETEKALIEEHDIAIFALGSFKQCIIDKAYLYNDIDIPVIVTGAPEIDLEELPGVDAYVPGLGRIPRRLKRGENIRALKKLVETVEDLLEKRKKELAQDPPIAPSILVKSEIETQVPAIKEVISPTPVTSQLSGLRVKLDYDKYHEEIENVIIGDQKLKDIAEIKKSHFYDYILVELLTESSLVE, encoded by the coding sequence ATGTATGAAACCTTAACATTCACTGGTGGAATTCACAAAAGCGAAGAATTAAAAGAATTAATTGAGGATTTAGGAGGTTTTGTTCTCCAATCCAATATATTGCAAATGGAACTTGTATTGAATATGGCAGTTCCTATTGATGATGTGGATATTATTAAGGAAAAGGCTAAAGAGCTTTTAGGTGAACTCTCTGTTGCACCTATGGCTGGTTCTGAAATAGCTATTGTTTCCCCAACCCTTGCAAGACATCACCTTCCTCATGCTGCATGTGACATTTCCGAATACCTTAGACGTTATGGTGCTAAAGACAATATGGTCGGTTTGGCTCGTGGTCATGGTAAAGGAACTGCAGGAATCAGTGAAACTGAAAAGGCATTGATTGAGGAGCATGACATAGCTATTTTCGCATTAGGAAGCTTTAAGCAATGCATTATCGATAAGGCTTACCTTTACAATGACATTGATATTCCAGTGATTGTCACCGGCGCACCTGAAATTGATTTGGAAGAATTGCCTGGTGTAGATGCTTATGTTCCAGGATTAGGTAGAATTCCACGTAGATTAAAAAGAGGGGAAAACATAAGGGCTTTGAAGAAATTGGTTGAAACTGTTGAAGACCTTTTGGAAAAACGTAAAAAAGAGCTTGCTCAAGATCCTCCAATAGCCCCTTCAATTTTAGTCAAGAGTGAGATTGAAACTCAAGTTCCGGCTATTAAGGAAGTTATTTCCCCAACTCCGGTAACAAGCCAATTAAGCGGTCTTAGAGTGAAATTGGATTATGATAAGTATCATGAGGAAATTGAAAATGTAATTATTGGAGACCAGAAATTAAAGGACATTGCAGAAATCAAAAAGTCTCATTTCTATGATTACATCCTTGTAGAGCTTTTAACTGAAAGTTCTTTAGTGGAATGA